A window from Spirochaetota bacterium encodes these proteins:
- a CDS encoding phosphoglycerate kinase, translating into MAVKYLKSLELRGKRAFIRVDFNVPYDKSMAITDDTRITATLPTIRHCIDGGAKVILVSHLGRPDGKVVPGMSLAPVAERLSGLLGRKVLFVDKLIGAGAAEMLAKLNDGDVALLENIRFYPEEEKNDREFGKKLAELADVYINDAFATAHRGHASNEAITHFVKECAAGFLLENEIEYFRKAMLDPTRPTTAIIGGVKISSKIDALKNILGRVDNLIIGGGMAYTFLKAKGYDVGKSILETDHVSTAKAIIELAEKNKVNLVLPIDIVVAPDLDSADKKSLARFDAMPTDMEGVDIGPESIGLYSDIIRKSKTVVWNGPLGAFENPAFAVGTNAIAKIVGESDCLSVIGGGDSVSAINRSGYADKMSYISTGGGAFLELLEGKTLPAIAALDK; encoded by the coding sequence GTGGCTGTCAAATATCTCAAATCGCTCGAACTGCGCGGAAAACGCGCGTTTATCAGGGTTGATTTCAATGTACCGTACGACAAATCGATGGCGATCACCGATGACACCAGGATTACCGCCACGCTCCCGACGATCAGGCATTGTATTGACGGCGGCGCGAAAGTCATACTCGTATCGCACCTCGGTCGTCCCGACGGGAAAGTGGTTCCCGGAATGAGCCTTGCCCCCGTCGCCGAGCGACTGTCCGGGCTTCTCGGACGGAAGGTCCTTTTCGTGGATAAATTGATCGGTGCCGGTGCCGCCGAAATGCTCGCCAAACTCAATGACGGCGACGTCGCACTCCTCGAGAACATCCGGTTTTATCCCGAGGAGGAGAAAAACGACCGTGAGTTCGGCAAAAAGCTCGCCGAACTCGCCGACGTGTATATCAACGACGCCTTCGCGACCGCCCACCGCGGCCACGCCTCGAACGAGGCGATCACTCATTTCGTCAAGGAGTGCGCCGCCGGGTTCCTGCTTGAAAACGAGATCGAGTATTTCAGGAAGGCCATGCTCGACCCGACCCGCCCCACCACGGCAATCATCGGCGGGGTCAAGATCTCGTCCAAGATCGATGCCCTTAAAAACATCCTCGGCAGGGTGGACAATCTTATAATAGGCGGCGGCATGGCATACACATTTCTAAAAGCAAAAGGGTATGACGTCGGCAAATCGATCCTGGAAACCGATCATGTTTCCACGGCGAAGGCCATCATCGAACTCGCCGAAAAAAACAAGGTCAATCTTGTGCTTCCGATCGATATCGTCGTCGCTCCCGACCTGGACAGCGCCGACAAAAAGAGCCTTGCCCGTTTCGACGCCATGCCGACAGACATGGAAGGCGTTGACATCGGCCCGGAAAGCATCGGCCTGTATTCGGACATCATCCGGAAATCGAAGACCGTGGTATGGAACGGCCCCCTGGGCGCATTCGAGAACCCCGCGTTCGCCGTGGGGACCAACGCGATCGCAAAAATCGTCGGAGAGTCCGATTGCCTCAGCGTCATCGGCGGCGGGGACAGCGTATCGGCCATAAACCGGTCGGGTTACGCTGATAAAATGTCGTACATTTCGACAGGCGGGGGCGCGTTCCTGGAGCTTCTCGAAGGGAAGACGCTTCCGGCAATCGCCGCACTCGACAAATAG
- a CDS encoding long-chain fatty acid--CoA ligase codes for MAKYKETSVAALFQNQVAKLGSRGCVAYKKDGRYTDVSWTNMDAMIRKLGCYLMSIGIKKGDKVAIFSQNRYEWWVADQAILSIGAVNVPIYATNSAEEALYVVMHSESKACICGTEDHLDKILSIKKKAPKLKTVVIVDVPSKKRADVITLEEAYKKGEGYKNKGEFDKRLASIKLGDLATIIYTSGTTGNPKGVMLSHSNFISNVNQIMTGYKKFFDENEIFLSFLPLSHSLERTAGYYMPVALGAKVAFAEDVSKLQQNLTEVRPTVMVSVPRIYEKVHAGILAKVADAPGIKKAIFNFANKTAAQNLPYVCSGKERSGLFAKKYNIADKLVFSKLKATLGLDRLKFAVSGGAPLSVSDAEFFLGMGIIILEGFGLTETTPVTNANMPGMIKPGSVGIPVKDTTIKISDEGEILIKGPQVMMGYYKNKEATKEVMTKDGFFRTGDIGVIDEKGRLAIVGRIKDIIVTAGGKNISPQNIENSLKESKFIEQVAIIGDKKKYLSALVIPAFEELKKWAKKNQISFASNKDLIKNAAVIKLLEGEIAQYTKEYGRVEQIKKFRLLDAEWTQTTGELTPTLKVKRKIITEKYSKEIDGMYVGDDKD; via the coding sequence ATGGCGAAATATAAGGAAACGTCGGTTGCCGCCCTTTTCCAGAACCAGGTGGCTAAACTTGGTTCGAGGGGCTGTGTCGCCTACAAAAAAGACGGCAGGTACACCGATGTATCATGGACCAACATGGATGCTATGATACGCAAGCTCGGATGCTATCTGATGTCAATAGGGATCAAAAAAGGCGATAAAGTGGCCATTTTTTCACAGAATCGCTACGAGTGGTGGGTCGCCGACCAGGCCATTCTGTCGATCGGAGCGGTAAACGTTCCGATTTACGCGACGAACTCGGCCGAAGAGGCGCTGTACGTGGTGATGCATTCCGAGTCAAAGGCGTGTATCTGCGGAACGGAGGACCATCTCGACAAGATATTGAGCATTAAGAAAAAAGCACCCAAGCTGAAAACGGTCGTAATTGTTGACGTCCCCTCGAAAAAGAGGGCCGACGTCATCACCCTCGAGGAAGCCTACAAGAAGGGGGAGGGCTATAAAAACAAGGGCGAGTTCGACAAACGTCTCGCATCGATCAAGCTTGGCGATCTTGCGACCATCATTTACACCTCCGGCACAACCGGGAATCCGAAGGGCGTGATGCTCTCACATAGCAATTTCATTTCAAACGTCAATCAGATCATGACCGGGTACAAAAAGTTCTTCGATGAAAACGAGATATTTCTGTCTTTCCTTCCCCTGTCGCATTCGCTTGAGAGGACGGCCGGTTACTACATGCCGGTTGCACTGGGTGCGAAAGTTGCGTTCGCCGAGGATGTCTCAAAACTCCAGCAGAACCTGACCGAAGTGCGTCCCACGGTCATGGTCAGCGTGCCGCGTATCTACGAAAAGGTGCATGCCGGTATTCTTGCCAAGGTTGCGGACGCACCTGGAATTAAAAAGGCCATTTTTAATTTCGCCAATAAGACCGCCGCTCAGAACCTTCCCTATGTATGCAGCGGGAAGGAACGCAGCGGGCTCTTTGCGAAGAAATACAACATTGCCGACAAGCTTGTATTTTCAAAGCTCAAGGCGACGCTTGGCCTGGACCGCCTGAAGTTCGCGGTATCGGGCGGTGCGCCGCTTTCGGTTTCCGACGCTGAATTCTTCCTTGGAATGGGGATCATCATTCTCGAGGGATTCGGTCTAACCGAGACGACGCCGGTCACCAACGCGAACATGCCGGGAATGATCAAGCCGGGTTCGGTCGGCATACCGGTAAAGGACACCACGATCAAGATCTCCGATGAAGGCGAAATACTTATCAAGGGCCCGCAGGTTATGATGGGCTACTATAAGAACAAGGAAGCCACCAAAGAAGTCATGACAAAGGACGGTTTTTTCCGTACCGGTGACATTGGCGTAATCGATGAAAAAGGAAGGCTCGCCATTGTCGGTCGCATCAAGGACATCATTGTTACCGCCGGCGGAAAGAACATATCGCCCCAGAACATCGAGAACAGTTTGAAAGAGTCCAAGTTTATCGAGCAGGTCGCGATCATCGGCGATAAGAAAAAATATCTTTCAGCTCTCGTTATTCCGGCCTTCGAAGAGTTGAAGAAATGGGCCAAGAAAAATCAGATATCCTTTGCATCAAACAAGGATCTGATTAAAAACGCGGCCGTGATAAAACTTTTAGAAGGTGAAATCGCGCAATACACCAAAGAGTATGGCCGAGTGGAGCAGATAAAGAAGTTCCGTCTGCTCGATGCGGAATGGACACAAACGACCGGAGAGCTTACGCCCACCCTCAAGGTAAAGCGCAAGATCATCACCGAGAAGTACTCAAAAGAGATCGACGGCATGTACGTTGGAGATGACAAGGATTAG
- a CDS encoding PAS domain S-box protein, with amino-acid sequence MVPGGKPEVYRDFFQRIIDDSIDGFFVLDEKFRIVYCNESFGKLFRGAGLSSGDVSLLKISARNSKKPLLRKLEKVRKEGSSESVEMEVHPETGMRFCLISLNPMRSGGKSNGYIYGFVKDITEIKTLQHQLEIEKNYNRSIIETVNLGFVFVNDYNEYLDFNNEYLSITGKKKEDLEGKTFYDFTAPEYIEAQRRLMDEMKKTGRSFIYEKEFVRDDGSRVPVVVSVSRLVNSEGQSIGNFAFIRDISDQKNIERELKEQNKRFQALIDIYNTISARFLKCEGVDEVFQAIGESIDSMMKPGAMEILYRAGGGFKTISPQESLLRTPESIIDEKTSLMVRMLVSKKASIFLENLQTQLNDEDRQNFPGILKSNSAVFIPLTVKSEIVAIILLGFASSVYDFDTIVLNILMGISNLASITLEKIRSIDEQVLMKDALDRYERLTAMGRIIAGVAHEINNPLSIMQLDLDELKTMIEDGSAGEVSGSMELMHSLQEEISRISGIVKQLKDYANPASVSMDNVQVDDLLKNFPIKIYLKNLLKKGITINMKLGAGKANILIPRNRLIQVLMNLFSNADDSIEEKEHGLITIETGRVLRGVPMVYISVRDNGAGVAPENVQRIFEPFFTTKKSEGTGLGLSISYSIVKSYNGEITVSTSEAGGSEFIVYFPEKTAT; translated from the coding sequence ATGGTCCCGGGCGGAAAGCCCGAAGTATACAGGGATTTTTTTCAACGGATCATCGATGATTCAATCGATGGGTTTTTCGTGCTTGATGAAAAATTCAGAATCGTTTACTGCAACGAATCGTTCGGGAAACTGTTCCGGGGGGCCGGCCTTTCAAGCGGCGATGTTTCCCTCCTGAAAATTTCCGCCCGAAACTCAAAAAAACCACTGCTGAGAAAGCTCGAAAAAGTGCGCAAGGAAGGGAGCTCCGAATCGGTGGAAATGGAGGTTCACCCGGAAACCGGCATGCGGTTTTGCCTTATAAGCCTCAACCCGATGCGCTCGGGAGGCAAGAGTAACGGTTACATCTATGGTTTCGTGAAAGACATCACCGAAATAAAAACACTCCAGCACCAGCTTGAAATAGAGAAAAACTACAACCGTAGCATAATCGAAACCGTCAACCTCGGATTTGTATTTGTAAATGATTATAACGAGTACCTGGATTTCAACAATGAATATCTATCCATAACGGGAAAGAAAAAGGAGGATCTCGAGGGGAAGACATTCTACGACTTTACCGCCCCGGAATACATCGAAGCTCAGCGCAGGCTTATGGATGAGATGAAAAAGACCGGCCGGTCATTCATCTATGAAAAAGAGTTTGTTCGCGATGACGGCTCCAGGGTCCCGGTAGTTGTCTCAGTGTCAAGACTCGTAAACAGCGAAGGGCAAAGCATTGGGAATTTCGCCTTCATCCGCGATATATCCGACCAGAAAAATATTGAGCGCGAGCTGAAGGAACAGAATAAGCGGTTTCAGGCGCTTATCGACATATACAATACAATATCGGCGCGATTCCTCAAATGCGAAGGCGTCGACGAAGTATTCCAGGCAATAGGTGAATCGATCGATTCGATGATGAAACCAGGCGCAATGGAAATATTATACAGGGCGGGCGGGGGATTTAAAACGATCAGCCCGCAAGAATCTCTGCTCAGGACGCCTGAATCGATAATAGATGAAAAAACCTCGCTGATGGTACGCATGCTGGTGAGCAAAAAAGCTTCGATATTCCTGGAAAATCTCCAGACACAGCTCAACGACGAGGACCGGCAGAATTTCCCCGGAATTCTGAAAAGCAATTCGGCGGTATTCATACCGTTAACGGTAAAGAGTGAGATCGTCGCCATTATCCTCCTCGGGTTTGCCTCTTCCGTTTATGACTTCGACACAATAGTGCTCAACATTCTGATGGGGATATCAAACCTGGCCTCGATAACCCTTGAAAAAATTCGTTCGATCGATGAACAGGTCCTCATGAAGGACGCGCTCGATCGTTACGAAAGGCTTACGGCGATGGGCAGGATAATCGCCGGCGTCGCGCACGAAATCAACAATCCGCTTTCGATCATGCAGCTCGATCTGGACGAGTTAAAGACGATGATTGAAGACGGTTCGGCCGGCGAGGTGAGCGGAAGCATGGAGCTCATGCATTCGCTGCAGGAGGAAATAAGCAGAATATCGGGGATAGTGAAGCAGTTGAAGGATTACGCGAATCCGGCAAGCGTGTCGATGGACAACGTCCAGGTGGATGACCTGTTGAAGAATTTCCCGATAAAGATATATCTTAAAAATCTTTTAAAAAAGGGCATTACGATCAATATGAAGCTCGGCGCCGGCAAGGCGAATATACTCATACCGAGGAACCGCCTCATACAGGTTTTAATGAACCTCTTCTCGAACGCGGACGATTCAATAGAAGAGAAGGAACACGGATTAATCACAATAGAAACTGGGCGTGTACTACGCGGCGTACCGATGGTGTATATTTCCGTGCGGGACAACGGAGCGGGGGTCGCGCCGGAGAACGTGCAGAGGATATTCGAACCGTTTTTTACGACCAAAAAAAGCGAAGGTACGGGGCTTGGGCTTTCAATATCGTATTCGATCGTGAAGAGCTACAACGGCGAGATAACCGTGAGCACCAGCGAAGCCGGAGGTTCGGAGTTCATCGTATATTTTCCCGAAAAGACCGCGACATAA
- the tatC gene encoding twin-arginine translocase subunit TatC — protein sequence MPKKKSPSADKTAPKKRSSKTPTGPYSRKPGKAEKISARKSGKASKNVMGKSSATGKDMARRPADMIKKPSRRGESPSKLTKRDVTAVATPASEETAIDPDARTRGDIPMSLVSHLDEFRSRFLVSLLTVFIIMIVGFFFSDYILAVINKPYLATGLKLNVFNLIDGFLLRLKAAMLAGVLLGFPVIVYEFWKYISPAIGVGDRMFARLSVVAALFLFYLGLTLTYLTLPFAIKALLSFTPDDMTNMINAMQYLNFVMLFCLAIGVVFELPIVIMILTKIGIVSPALLVSKRKYAIVIIWILAAVITPTVDPLTQSLVAFPLMLLYEISIVISKFMVRRKKRSERAGLP from the coding sequence GTGCCAAAGAAAAAGTCCCCCAGCGCCGACAAGACGGCACCGAAGAAGAGGTCCTCGAAGACCCCCACCGGCCCGTATTCGCGTAAGCCCGGCAAAGCCGAAAAAATATCCGCGCGAAAATCCGGCAAGGCGTCGAAGAATGTTATGGGAAAATCGTCGGCGACCGGCAAAGATATGGCACGCAGACCCGCCGATATGATAAAAAAGCCTTCGCGCCGCGGGGAGTCCCCGTCAAAGCTCACCAAACGCGATGTGACCGCAGTGGCAACCCCAGCAAGCGAAGAAACCGCCATCGATCCCGACGCCAGGACCCGCGGCGACATTCCGATGAGCCTCGTTTCGCATCTCGACGAGTTCCGGAGCCGCTTTCTCGTATCGCTGCTTACGGTTTTTATCATCATGATTGTCGGCTTTTTCTTTTCCGATTACATTCTGGCGGTCATCAACAAGCCTTATCTGGCCACCGGCCTCAAGCTCAATGTTTTTAACCTGATCGACGGATTCCTCCTCAGGCTCAAGGCCGCCATGCTCGCCGGAGTACTCCTCGGTTTTCCCGTTATCGTGTACGAGTTCTGGAAGTACATATCGCCCGCCATCGGGGTCGGCGACAGGATGTTCGCGCGCCTCTCCGTGGTTGCGGCGCTCTTCCTTTTTTATCTTGGGCTGACACTTACATATTTAACGCTCCCGTTCGCCATAAAGGCCCTGCTGAGCTTCACCCCCGACGACATGACCAACATGATCAATGCGATGCAGTATCTCAATTTCGTCATGCTCTTCTGCCTCGCCATCGGCGTCGTCTTCGAGCTTCCGATAGTCATAATGATTCTCACCAAAATCGGAATCGTCTCGCCCGCGCTTCTGGTAAGCAAGCGCAAATACGCAATCGTTATCATCTGGATACTCGCCGCTGTTATCACTCCCACCGTTGACCCGCTCACCCAGTCGCTCGTGGCGTTCCCGCTCATGCTCCTTTACGAGATATCGATCGTCATCTCGAAGTTCATGGTGAGGCGGAAAAAGCGCAGTGAACGCGCCGGACTACCGTAA
- a CDS encoding HAD-IIA family hydrolase, with product MKGITRDDSYKKAFLIDMDGVINKGNTLIPGAKHFVERLKKSRYPYLFITNNSYHTRRELRQRLHGMGIDADDTHFYTSAMATATFIEYQKPGGSAYVIGGRGLIEELDRHNIRITKDKPDYVIVGETDEYDYLRIMEATFLIQEGARFIATNPDITGPTPRGPVPACGALVAPIERVTGVRAYFLGKPNPAMMYWARKHIKVHSANCFMIGDRMDTDIVGGLEAGMTCCLVLTGVTTRKMADRFPYRPDYIFNNIGEIDPRKILSRRERTKQ from the coding sequence GTGAAAGGTATTACGCGCGATGACAGTTATAAAAAGGCATTCCTGATCGACATGGACGGAGTCATCAATAAGGGAAATACGCTTATACCGGGAGCGAAGCATTTTGTTGAGCGTCTGAAGAAGAGCAGGTATCCGTATCTTTTTATAACCAATAATTCGTACCACACCCGGCGCGAACTCAGGCAACGCTTGCACGGCATGGGAATCGACGCGGACGACACGCATTTTTACACCTCGGCAATGGCCACCGCGACATTCATCGAGTACCAGAAGCCTGGCGGTTCGGCGTATGTTATCGGCGGGCGCGGTCTCATCGAAGAACTAGACCGGCACAATATACGTATTACCAAGGACAAACCCGACTACGTCATCGTCGGAGAAACGGACGAATACGATTACCTGCGGATAATGGAGGCGACGTTTCTTATTCAGGAGGGAGCGCGGTTTATCGCCACCAACCCGGACATCACCGGGCCGACACCGCGGGGACCCGTTCCCGCCTGCGGGGCGCTTGTCGCCCCGATAGAGCGGGTCACCGGAGTCCGGGCGTATTTCCTCGGTAAACCAAACCCGGCCATGATGTACTGGGCGCGCAAGCACATCAAGGTCCATTCGGCAAATTGTTTCATGATCGGCGACCGCATGGACACGGATATCGTGGGCGGACTCGAGGCGGGAATGACCTGCTGCCTGGTGCTGACCGGGGTGACGACGCGCAAAATGGCCGACAGGTTTCCCTATCGGCCTGATTATATCTTCAACAATATCGGTGAAATCGATCCGCGGAAAATATTGTCGCGCCGCGAACGGACAAAGCAGTAA